A region of the Candidatus Thermoplasmatota archaeon genome:
CGGCGCCGGGCGATTCGCCCGCCCTCCAGCACCGCGGCCTCGGCGCGAGGCTCCTCGAGCGAGCCGAGGCCATCGCGCGCGGGGCCGGCTACCGCCGCCTTCTCGTCACGAGCGGCGTCGGCGTGCGCGCGTACTACGCGAAGCACGGGTACGAGCGCGCGGGCGCGTACATGGGGAAGACGCTGTGACGGCGCGCGAGGAGATCATCATCTTCCTGCGGACGCACCCGGGAAGCGCGATCGTCGACATCGCCGAGGCCGCGGGCCTTTCGCACGCGACGGCGCGCTACCACCTCGCCCAGCTCGAGTCGCGCCGCCGCGCGCTCTCGGAGCGGTGGGGCCATCGCCGGTTCTACTTCCCGCCCGGGTTCGACGCCTGGGAGCGCCGCGTCGCGACGCTGCTTGCGCCCCGCGAGGGCGCCGCGGTGCTGAAGGCCGTCGCGAAGGAACCCTGGCTCCATGCGCGCGAGATCGCCCGGCGCGAGCGCCTCTCGCGGCACACGGTCGCCGGGTATCTGCGCCGCTTCGCGGCGCTTGGCCTCGTGGCGCGCGCGCACGAGGGGCGGGAGCGCTACGTCGTGTTGGAGCGGCGCGCCTCGA
Encoded here:
- a CDS encoding FaeA/PapI family transcriptional regulator, with product MTAREEIIIFLRTHPGSAIVDIAEAAGLSHATARYHLAQLESRRRALSERWGHRRFYFPPGFDAWERRVATLLAPREGAAVLKAVAKEPWLHAREIARRERLSRHTVAGYLRRFAALGLVARAHEGRERYVVLERRASTTRRATALAEKLPRDHPGRAVLERWRR